Below is a window of Pedobacter africanus DNA.
ACTGCCGTTAAGGCCGATGCCAAAGCTGCAGCGCCAGCGGCTGAAAAATCAAAGACACTCTGGGAAACTTTCATTGCCGGTCTTGTAGGTGGTTTTCTGGCCTTTTTAATGCCATGTATCTTCCCGATGGTACCACTTACCATCAGCTACTTTACCAAAAGGGCAGGCAGCAAAGGCAAGGGAATTGGTCAGGCACTGATCTACGGATTGTCCATCATTGTCATTTACGTGGCTTTCGGACTACTGATCACGGTGATCTTCGGCTCGGCTGGATTGAATGCATTGAGCGCAAGCGGGTTGTTTAATTTCCTGTTCTTTATTTTGCTGGTGGTATTTGCCATCTCATTTTTCGGGGCTTTCGAAATTACCCTGCCCAGCTCATTTGTCAATAAAATAGACAGCAAAGCCGATAACAGCAAAGGTTTGCTGGGGATCTTCTT
It encodes the following:
- a CDS encoding cytochrome c biogenesis protein CcdA; translation: MKLNHTTFFNIRLLTLVLFLFLGTCTAVWAQEADTSMADIEFTEITPETTPAPADTAAVAPASTTKDSLSSDTTAVKADAKAAAPAAEKSKTLWETFIAGLVGGFLAFLMPCIFPMVPLTISYFTKRAGSKGKGIGQALIYGLSIIVIYVAFGLLITVIFGSAGLNALSASGLFNFLFFILLVVFAISFFGAFEITLPSSFVNKIDSKADNSKGLLGIF